From one Mytilus edulis chromosome 1, xbMytEdul2.2, whole genome shotgun sequence genomic stretch:
- the LOC139487461 gene encoding histidine N-acetyltransferase-like, which translates to MFTPQYLKSRLVPYIVNKCCIARRYNILTKNATIKVRRATLDDYDNVIEIRDPKELHGGYDPLPDTYKMLVESPMTKAYVATVNEKPVALHFASLIDDEETIGLFGVRVSAKYHDYCLTPKMFDHHRTVNYETAMQFVACIDGTSSQKFSSGFFLKSADKIMSKKMVQYFTSRKKIVNKLILNENYPASAQVITINHLKELFSSHILCKYLFPEGRLLKYWMAYRTLPSNIPLIMNKRTTTVASCLHQPNNALIIIGTYAYTFNGLFYHLDVYGNTDANFKEHLFLHLKEIVCLAADNICVEIVIADEIPSKRVDEAFLLFGFERNNNSNHFRVDVWESSTKSLLSLRFFFSSKSDNKY; encoded by the exons ATGTTCACACCTCAGTATTTGAAATCAAGATTGGTTCCTTATATAGTCAACAAATGCTGCATTGCAAGACGATATAACATTCTCACAAAAAATGCCACAATCAAAGTTCGAAGAGCTACCTTAGATGATTATGACAACGTTATTGAAATAAGAGACCCGAAAGAACTTCATGGAGGTTATGACCCATTACCAGATACCTACAAAATGCTTGTAGAAAGTCCAATGACCAAAGCATACGTTGCAACTGTAAATGAAAAACCG GTGGCATTGCACTTTGCATCGTTGATTGATGACGAAGAAACTATTGGACTGTTCGGAGTAAGAGTTTCAGCAAAATATCATGATTATTGTCTAACCCCAAAAATGTTTGATCACCATAGAACTGTCAATTATGAAACTGCAATGCAATTCGTTGCTTGCATAGATGGGACATCCAGTCAGAAGTTTTCTAGTGGATTTTTTCTCAAAAGTGCTGACAAAATTATGTCAAAG AAAATGGTCCAATACTTTACAAGCAGAAAAAAGATTGTAAACAAATTAATTCTCAACGAAAATTATCCAGCTTCAGCGCAGGTTATTACCATTAACCATCTTAAAGAATTATTTTCTTCGCATATACTATGCAAGTATCTTTTCCCAGAAGGTCGATTATTGAAATATTGGATGGCGTACCGAACACTTCCTTCAAATATCCCTTTAATTATGAATAAAAGGACAACGACTGTTGCCTCGTGTTTGCATCAACCCAACAACGCATTAATAATCATAGGAACATATGCTTATACTTTCAACGGATTGTTCTACCACCTTGATGTTTATGGAAATACTGACGCAAATTTTAAAGAACATCTTTTCCttcatttaaaagaaattgtatgtCTTGCAGCAGATAATATTTGCGTGGAAATAGTAATAGCAGACGAAATACCAAGCAAAAGAGTTGACGAAGCTTTTCTCTTATTCGGCTTTGAAAGAAACAACAACAGTAACCATTTTAGGGTAGATGTATGGGAGAGCAGCACTAAATCACTTTTGAGTctgagatttttttttagttcaaaatCTGAtaacaaatattga